A region of Coccinella septempunctata chromosome 5, icCocSept1.1, whole genome shotgun sequence DNA encodes the following proteins:
- the LOC123313960 gene encoding uncharacterized protein LOC123313960 — protein MFNIENCLRLIKSLVALFITTSDNEHAIKGIKECTRAIRKLYRELPGCTSIGGKQQLEAQIRSIKSLKQQFKQQQQRIGAGLSRRKETAWNRVHWNDSLSAFDSRIRTGVISNLKHKEPKDFLMDCEAIFRRRILNALKKDEAVKVNMVFCGEFQIMTANKIQKEYKYFTTSNSPIYRDTNITEWFNINVLVSILKDLEEFQERDSGWALVNVVNLGVNINKFTPQLGSSYIELPPQIKRKEACINVKNDDEACFAWSVMAALHPVEKDPQRLSKYPHYSKILKLKGIQFPMTMKQIPNFEKQNQISINVYILKKEKKNFTTLPTYLTKIKMNRHINLLLIQDHYSNDDTPVRYHYVWIKNLSRLVSSQLSKEHGQKFICDRCLRYLRSEEKLKSHSEDCGNMNETAIKLPEIGNNTLKFKNHKNKEKVPFIIYADLESILKPTNTKNNYQEHKAAAVGYYVKCSYDDSLSFYRSHRGPNCMKWFADEMNQFAGDVDSVFLCPYDIDMTPKQEVEFRKATHCHICEEMFKPEDKKVRDHNHLIPEKNYRGAAHEGCNINYKDSHMIPVVFHNLSGYDANFLIQDIATRMEGKIDLLPITKEKYISFTKHYDDYHINFRFIDSFRFMACSLDKLASYLEEFPNLKSQFPEESEEHISLLTNKGVMPYDYIDSYDRFDETSLPPIEAFYNKLDCRKCPRRRYKRAQLVWNKFKCQNLGEYSDLYMKTDILLLADVFEQFRSSCHKTYGLDPAHYFTLPGYTWDAMLKYTKQELELLTDVDMFLFVERGIRGGLSQVCGKRRAHANNKYIPNYDSTKPENYLMYFDVNNQYGWAMSQCLPYGGFTWTDTNINVLQIPDDAPEGYILEVDLEYPRELHDVHKDLPFCPEHYNSKTQTPCYASQQNAKLMATLHQKKKYIIHYRNLKQALKNGLIITKIHRVLKFKQSTWLKSYIDLNTDLRKNAENEFEKNLFKLMNNAVFGKTMENIRKRVNVHLLTKWKGRYGAETFISKPEFKNSVIFNENFVAVEMRKLQIYLNKPIYVGMSILDLAKTTIYDFHYHYMNEAFSAGCTILYTDTDSLIYEVSEDPYERMKLDCYERFDTSDYLKNNTYGIPQVNKKVLGMMKDENNGIPMTDYVGLRSKLYAVKTSKDDLNVKKQRWVEEEYEADEIESMCRNYGTTKKAKGIKKSIVKNRICFDDYIECLETWKHKIISQNLIQAKEHHVYSLTQEKIALSPEDDKRCLVPGTFNTVPWGHYSLNKRKIEEYDEPRKKISMLEKLLTM, from the exons ATGTTCAACATAGAGAATTGTCTTCGACTAATAAAGTCGTTAGTGGCTTTATTTATCACTACATCTGATAATGAGCATGCAATAAAAGGTATAAAGGAATGTACGAGAGCAATAAGAAAACTGTATCGGGAATTGCCAGGTTGTACTTCAATTGGAGGAAAACAGCAACTCGAAGCTCAGATCCGTTctataaaatcattgaaacaacaattcaaacaacaacaacaacgaaTTGGTGCAGGTCTGAGTAGACGAAAGGAAACTGCTTGGAACAGAGTCCATTGGAATGATTCATTATCAGCATTCGACTCGAGAATAAGAACAGGTGTGATTAGTAACCTGAAACATAAGGAGCCTAAGGATTTTTTGATGGACTGCGAAGCTATATTTCGTCGAAGAATtctgaatgcattgaagaaggaTGAAGCTGTTAAGGTCAATATGGTTTTTTGTGGAGAGTTTCAGATTATGACagccaataaaattcaaaaggaaTATAAGTACTTCACAACATCCAATTCACCTATTTACCGAGACACGAATATTACTGAATGGTTCAATATAAATGTTTTGGTATCAATTCTCAAAGATCTTGAGGAATTCCAAGAACGTGATAGCGGATGGGCTCTGGTTAATGTTGTTAACCTAGGGGTGAATATAAACAAGTTCACACCCCAACTTGGAAGCTCATACATAGAACTTCCTCCTCAAATAAAACGGAAAGAGGCTTGTATCAATGTGAAAAACGACGATGAAGCATGTTTCGCATGGTCTGTGATGGCTGCATTACACCCTGTTGAGAAGGACCCCCAACGATTATCCAAATAtcctcattattccaaaattttgaagttgaaaggtattcaatttccgatgacaatgaaacagatacccaactttgaaaaacaaaaccagatatccattaatgtttatattctgaaaaaggaaaagaagaacttcactacattgccaacatacctaacaaaaattaaaatgaatagaCATATCAACTTACTCCTTATACAAGATCACTATTCAAACGATGATACTCCAGTGCGATACCATTATGTATGGATCAAAAATCTCTCTCGTCTGGTATCGAGTCAATTGAGCAAGGAACATGGACAGAAATTTATATGTGATAGATGTCTCCGGTACTTACGAtctgaagaaaaactaaaaagtcATTCAGAGGATTGTGGAAACATGAATGAAACAGCTATAAAGCTGCCTGAGATAGGAAACAATACACTCAagttcaaaaatcataaaaacaaggAGAAGGTACCTTTTATTATTTATGCAGATCTGGAGAGCATACTAAAACCTACTAACACTAAAAACAACTATCAAGAACATAAAGCTGCAGCTGTAGGATACTATGTAAAGTGTTCATATGAtgattctctgagtttttatcgTTCTCATCGAGGTCCCaattgcatgaaatggtttgcaGATGAGATGAATCAATTTGCTGGAGACGTTGACTCAGTTTTCTTATGTCCCTACGACATCGATATGACGCCAAAACAGGAAGTCGAATTTCGGAAGGCAACTCACTGTCATATTTGTGAAGAAATGTTCAAACCTGAAGATAAAAAAGTAAGAGATCATAATCATCTTATCCCCGAAAAGAATTACCGTGGAGCAGCACATGAGGGgtgtaatataaattataaggaTAGTCACATGATTCCTGTAGTATTTCACAACCTGAGTGGATATGACGCTAATTTTCTGATACAAGATATTGCCACAAGAATGGAAGGGAAAATCGATTTGTTACCGATAACTAAGGAGAAATATATCAGTTTCACCAAACACTATGATGATTATCACATTAATTTCCGATTCATTGATAGTTTCCGATTCATGGCTTGCTCTTTAGACAAACTAGCGTCCTATTTAGAAGAGTTTCCGAActtgaaatcacaatttcctgAGGAATCTGAAGAACATATCAGTCTTCTTACGAACAAAGGAGTAATGCCATATGATTATATCGATTCCTATGACCGATTCGATGAAACTTCTCTTCCACCTATTGAAGCATTCTATAACAAATTGGATTGTAGGAAATGTCCACGAAGAAGATATAAGAGAGCACAACTTGtgtggaataaattcaaatgtcagaatttggGCGAATACAGCGATCTCTAcatgaaaactgacattctattgctggctgacgtatttgaacaatttcgatCGAGCTGCCATAAGACTTATGGATTAGATCCTGCGCATTATTTTACTTTACCAGGATATACGTGGGATGCtatgttgaaatatacaaaacaggaattagaacttctcacagatgttgatatgtttttgtttgttgaaagAGGAATTCGGGGCGGCCTTAGTCAAGTATGTGGTAAACGACGAGCACATGCGAACAACAAGTATATACCAAACTATGATTCAACTAAACCAGAAAATTACCTCATGTACTTTGATGTCAACAATCAATATGGATGGGCAATGTCACAATGTCTACCATACGGCGGTTTTACGTGGACCGATACAAATATAAATGTCTTGCAAATTCCTGATGATGCTCCCGAGGGTTATATTTTAGAAGTCGATCTCGAATATCCTAGAGAATTGCATGATGTGCACAAAGATCTTCCATTCTGTCCAGAACATTACAACTCTAAAACTCAAACACCTTGTTATGCATCTCAGCAAAACGCTAAACTTATGGCCACATTAcatcaaaagaagaaatatatcATCCACTACAGAAATCTGAAGCAAGCATTGAAGAATGGATTGATTATAACAAAAATACATCGAGTGCTCAAGTTCAAGCAATCTACATGGCTCAAGTCTTACATCGACCTCAATACGGATCTGAGAAAGAATGCCGAAAATGAGTTCGAGAAGAATCTCTTCAAACTGATGAACAACGCTGTTTTTG GAAAAACGATGGAGAATATTCGGAAAAGGGTTAATGTCCACCTTCTAACAAAATGGAAAGGACGATATGGGGCGGAAACTTTTATCTCCAAACCTGAATTCAAGAACTCTGTTATTTTCAATGAGAACTTTGTAGCTGTTGAAATGCGAAAGCTGCAGATCTATTTGAACAAGCCAATTTATGTGGGAATGAGTATCTTGGATTTGGCTAAAACTACTATTTATGACTTCCATTACCACTACATGAATGAAGCTTTCAGTGCTGGCTGTACCATCTTATACACAGATACCGATTCTCTCATTTATGAGGTCTCTGAAGATCCTTATGAAAGAATGAAACTTGACTGTTATGAAAGATTTGATACCTCAGATTATCTCAAGAATAATACTTACGGTATTCCTCAAGTTAATAAAAAGGTATTAGGAATGATGAAGGATGAAAACAATGGAATACCTATGACCGATTATGTTGGTCTCAGATCTAAACTGTATGCTGTGAAAACTTCTAAGGATGATCTGAATGTGAAAAAACAACGATGGGTGGAAGAAGAGTATGAAGCTGATGAAATTGAATCCATGTGTCGAAATTATGGTACCACCAAGAAAGCTAAGGGTATTAAAAAATCAATCGTTAAGAACAGAATATGTTTCGATGATTACATTGAATGTTTAGaaacatggaaacataaaattatttctcaaaatttgaTTCAGGCGAAGGAACATCATGTGTATTCACTGACACAGGAAAAAATAGCTTTAAGTCCTGAAGACGATAAACGATGTTTGGTGCCCGGAACATTCAACACTGTACCGTGGGGTCATTATTCACTCAATAAACGCAAGATTGAGGAATATGATGAACCAAGGAAGAAGATTTCAATGTTGGAAAAATTGTTGACTatgtga